From a region of the uncultured Desulfatiglans sp. genome:
- a CDS encoding hypothetical protein (Evidence 5 : Unknown function): protein MTLKPSLAAIKFCQEKNLSTNPLRVRVLRFTLKNRIKVVLFNSLLDKHQFPLAEFKELYTKRWSVETAYSHFKCRIEIEKLSEKSPLAVLQNFHARVLTANLAARIAHPVQDLIEEQAKNHPERLRYQVNFTYALSSMKSNVVLFVARRRITKILRSRLSLLGKSLSIIRPGRKNPRNRGPKLKIAVMAYKPIA from the coding sequence ATGACCCTTAAACCGTCGCTCGCCGCCATAAAATTCTGCCAAGAGAAGAACTTGAGCACCAATCCCCTGAGAGTTCGCGTCCTCCGGTTCACATTGAAAAACAGGATAAAGGTCGTTCTCTTTAATTCCCTCCTCGACAAGCACCAATTTCCTTTGGCTGAGTTCAAAGAGCTCTACACCAAGCGCTGGTCTGTGGAAACCGCTTACAGCCATTTCAAATGCCGCATCGAAATCGAGAAGCTTTCGGAAAAATCTCCCCTCGCCGTCCTCCAAAATTTCCACGCCAGAGTTTTGACAGCCAACCTGGCTGCCAGGATCGCTCACCCGGTTCAAGATCTTATTGAGGAGCAGGCCAAAAACCATCCCGAACGACTCAGGTACCAGGTCAACTTCACCTATGCGCTTTCGTCTATGAAAAGCAACGTCGTGCTCTTCGTTGCTCGGCGACGCATCACAAAAATCCTTCGAAGCCGCCTCTCGCTTCTCGGTAAGTCTTTATCGATTATCCGACCAGGCCGGAAGAATCCCAGAAACAGGGGGCCGAAACTGAAAATCGCCGTTATGGCCTACAAGCCCATAGCCTAA
- a CDS encoding OmpA/MotB domain protein: MNCLKWMFLSVLLVFFSVSVYAQGIKEHPLIRPFPGSILAENMSKHKNFDAYEFYYLNETTKKREKKTVKGEYWRLLYEVRTSSGDRVKTISKLEFFENYRAAAEEKGGRVVYEDGGQMVVTIPRDDGGVTWLRVSGTANLGQQDLIIVDEEPFKKSLTFGPAEMKAALDAEGRIQLYGIFFDLDKATLQPESTKQLQHLVTLLKDNPDLTLEVQGHTDDQGSDDYNLKLSQRRAETVVAYLGLFDIDTSRLVPKGYGESKPVMPNSTEEARAKNRRVELVKR, translated from the coding sequence ATGAACTGTCTTAAGTGGATGTTTTTGTCAGTACTTCTGGTGTTTTTTTCAGTTTCGGTCTATGCACAAGGAATAAAAGAACATCCTCTGATTCGTCCGTTCCCGGGATCGATTCTGGCCGAGAACATGTCCAAACATAAAAACTTTGATGCCTACGAGTTTTACTATTTAAATGAGACAACAAAGAAAAGAGAAAAAAAGACCGTCAAGGGGGAATATTGGAGGCTCCTGTATGAAGTACGGACATCCTCCGGCGACCGGGTCAAAACCATTTCGAAATTGGAATTTTTTGAAAACTATAGAGCGGCAGCCGAGGAAAAGGGCGGCCGGGTGGTTTACGAAGACGGGGGTCAAATGGTTGTCACAATACCCCGGGACGACGGCGGAGTAACCTGGCTCAGGGTTTCCGGCACCGCTAACCTGGGGCAACAGGACCTGATCATTGTTGATGAAGAGCCATTCAAGAAATCGCTGACCTTCGGCCCCGCTGAGATGAAAGCTGCTCTGGATGCCGAAGGACGGATCCAGCTGTACGGTATCTTTTTCGATCTGGACAAGGCTACGCTTCAGCCAGAGTCCACCAAGCAGCTGCAGCATTTGGTAACGCTGCTTAAAGATAACCCTGACCTTACGCTCGAGGTCCAGGGCCATACCGACGACCAGGGCTCTGATGATTACAACTTGAAACTCTCGCAACGCCGGGCGGAAACGGTGGTGGCCTACCTTGGCCTGTTCGATATCGATACCAGCAGGCTCGTGCCTAAGGGTTATGGTGAATCCAAACCCGTTATGCCCAACAGCACCGAAGAAGCGCGGGCCAAAAACAGGCGAGTGGAATTGGTTAAACGTTAG
- a CDS encoding hypothetical protein (Evidence 5 : Unknown function) — translation MDLHHNLFYSYRGPNVDIVDRDRQLENNITKALINTLDLGGSSVCGAFLEWLGLADRPNVKFLLQRCDLPTATAADKRDRVLLGISKKKLDWVNAGMDGKTESLPDAWIYRDNFAVLVESKIDDAAFSQKQMQSHLARLQCTQQNPPIVLLKTWGQICSFFERLLPSLTEVPSAKLLVGQFVEFLEYTGMTEFDGFRLEHFRYFLLHDDDDARRWIRGQVGYFAAEVQASLYVSTPFYEAFDIGNLKLTDTYCWAAFGPRGKGYRKVTHQTISLASDGLRVFVNSELKSATDLLKRVLKQSNATFRAALQELHAFEPFELVLEERTQRQASIYDYTPKIRLHSSLLDETAGDVAWAAFTQAVERLPLPYLRIERLVAAQKLMERSNRDPPQVVPYITEMLLRNHAVVRLLNE, via the coding sequence TTGGACTTACATCACAACCTTTTTTACAGCTATCGGGGGCCGAACGTAGACATTGTCGACCGTGACCGGCAACTGGAGAACAACATCACAAAGGCGCTGATCAATACGCTGGATCTAGGTGGCAGTAGCGTTTGTGGTGCGTTTCTTGAGTGGCTAGGTCTTGCGGACAGGCCAAATGTCAAGTTTCTGTTGCAGCGTTGTGATCTCCCAACGGCTACAGCAGCAGATAAGCGTGACCGCGTGCTCCTTGGCATTTCGAAGAAAAAACTTGATTGGGTTAACGCGGGTATGGATGGAAAAACTGAGAGTCTTCCTGATGCGTGGATATACCGTGATAATTTCGCTGTTCTGGTGGAAAGCAAAATAGATGACGCTGCTTTTTCGCAGAAACAGATGCAGAGCCACCTTGCACGTCTGCAGTGCACGCAGCAAAATCCACCTATAGTATTGCTGAAAACTTGGGGTCAGATCTGCAGCTTCTTCGAGCGCCTCTTACCCAGTCTAACGGAGGTCCCATCGGCGAAGTTGCTGGTGGGGCAATTTGTTGAATTTCTGGAGTACACCGGTATGACTGAATTCGATGGCTTCCGGCTTGAACACTTTCGCTACTTTCTCTTGCATGACGATGATGATGCTCGGCGCTGGATTCGTGGCCAGGTAGGATATTTCGCTGCCGAGGTTCAGGCTAGTCTGTATGTGTCCACACCGTTCTATGAGGCCTTTGATATCGGCAATCTCAAACTTACGGACACATATTGTTGGGCTGCATTCGGACCACGGGGCAAAGGGTATCGCAAGGTAACGCACCAAACAATCTCCCTCGCTTCTGATGGTCTCCGAGTTTTCGTGAACAGCGAGCTCAAGTCGGCAACCGACCTGCTTAAGCGTGTCCTGAAGCAATCTAATGCTACATTTAGGGCGGCATTGCAGGAACTACACGCATTCGAACCTTTCGAATTAGTTTTGGAGGAACGTACACAACGTCAGGCGAGCATCTACGACTACACTCCAAAAATTCGCTTGCATTCTTCACTGTTGGATGAGACCGCCGGCGACGTTGCATGGGCTGCATTCACGCAAGCCGTCGAACGGCTACCTCTGCCTTACCTTCGAATTGAGCGACTCGTGGCGGCCCAGAAGCTGATGGAACGCTCAAATCGGGATCCACCCCAGGTCGTTCCATACATCACAGAAATGCTCCTGCGTAATCACGCTGTCGTGAGATTGCTTAACGAGTAG
- the yjhP gene encoding putative methyltransferase; KpLE2 phage-like element (Evidence 3 : Putative function from multiple computational evidences; Product type e : enzyme) → MRFSALDIPRIFNITESAHRIQNLLTPEKLATLGAALRLETGTRVLDLGSGSGEMLCTWARDYEVIGTGIDMSPLFTEKAKRRAEELGVADQVKFIHGDAASYVSEEKAGVAACVGATWIGGGVVGTIELLARSLRTGGIILIGEPYWRQLPPTEDVAKRCLAHSISDFLLLPELLASFGRLGYDVVEMVLADQDSWDRYEAAKWLTMRRWLEANPDDEFAKEVRAELTSEPERYAAYTREYLGWGVFALMTR, encoded by the coding sequence ATGAGATTTTCTGCCTTGGATATTCCACGGATCTTCAACATTACCGAAAGTGCTCACCGCATCCAAAACCTGCTCACACCCGAAAAGCTCGCCACTCTCGGCGCGGCGCTTCGTCTGGAAACGGGAACCCGAGTGCTCGACCTCGGCAGCGGTTCGGGGGAGATGCTGTGCACCTGGGCACGTGATTACGAAGTCATCGGCACCGGTATCGACATGAGCCCGTTATTCACCGAGAAAGCGAAACGCCGCGCTGAAGAACTCGGTGTGGCCGATCAAGTCAAGTTCATCCATGGCGATGCTGCCAGCTATGTCTCTGAGGAGAAGGCCGGTGTGGCAGCCTGTGTCGGTGCCACTTGGATCGGCGGGGGAGTCGTCGGCACTATTGAGCTTCTGGCGAGGAGCCTGCGCACCGGAGGGATCATCCTCATTGGCGAGCCCTACTGGCGGCAGTTACCGCCGACAGAAGATGTTGCCAAGAGGTGTCTTGCCCACTCAATCTCCGACTTCCTCCTGCTTCCAGAACTTCTCGCGTCTTTCGGCCGCCTTGGCTACGACGTCGTGGAAATGGTCTTGGCAGACCAAGACAGCTGGGACAGATACGAGGCGGCCAAGTGGCTCACCATGCGCCGTTGGCTTGAAGCCAATCCCGACGACGAGTTCGCGAAAGAGGTCCGAGCCGAGCTGACCTCGGAACCCGAGCGCTACGCCGCTTACACGCGTGAATACCTGGGCTGGGGCGTGTTCGCGCTGATGACGCGGTGA
- a CDS encoding conserved membrane hypothetical protein (Evidence 4 : Unknown function but conserved in other organisms): MVNLVIVSSLIFIVAVAMTMVGKGGGNFYVVILTIANIPMHEAATTGQFILFSASIAAMIVFQKSKSVSWVMAVLIGIFTALPALGGGYLSHLFSGFSLKLIFAAMLFIAGLMMLVPVSENKEFAEKGHFGIINIKSGNAVYRVNLYIAFPVTILTGFGSGMVGVSGGSFLVPLMVLACGVPMHTAVGTASTLIAATAFMGFSGHAIQGDFNPSWAVPLAFVTIIGGILGGKFALKTKPTHLKKIFAYTNWLAALFMVFNALHTKGIV, encoded by the coding sequence ATGGTAAATCTTGTCATAGTAAGCTCTCTCATTTTTATCGTTGCTGTTGCGATGACAATGGTCGGTAAAGGTGGAGGGAATTTCTATGTTGTAATTTTGACCATTGCCAATATCCCAATGCACGAGGCCGCGACAACTGGTCAGTTTATTCTTTTTTCTGCTTCCATTGCGGCAATGATCGTTTTTCAAAAAAGCAAGTCTGTATCATGGGTAATGGCTGTTCTGATCGGGATATTTACCGCCTTGCCAGCACTTGGAGGAGGATATTTGTCTCATTTGTTCAGCGGTTTTTCATTAAAGCTGATATTTGCTGCTATGTTGTTTATAGCCGGATTAATGATGCTGGTTCCTGTTTCAGAAAACAAAGAATTTGCTGAAAAAGGACATTTTGGAATCATAAATATAAAATCCGGCAATGCAGTTTATCGGGTGAATTTATATATCGCTTTTCCTGTCACTATTTTAACTGGTTTTGGTTCCGGGATGGTTGGTGTTTCAGGAGGGTCTTTTCTGGTTCCGCTGATGGTGTTAGCCTGCGGGGTTCCAATGCATACAGCGGTCGGAACGGCATCAACATTAATAGCAGCAACTGCATTTATGGGTTTTTCTGGACATGCTATCCAGGGAGATTTTAACCCTTCTTGGGCTGTTCCGTTAGCCTTTGTTACAATTATAGGGGGAATATTAGGTGGAAAGTTTGCTCTAAAAACAAAACCTACACATCTTAAGAAAATATTTGCTTATACGAATTGGCTTGCAGCTTTATTTATGGTGTTTAATGCACTTCATACTAAAGGAATCGTATAG
- a CDS encoding Phage integrase family protein (fragment): MTLEQREQYFSDLAESHSWSTVKIDPNGLQFFWKHVLKRDWEWVNIAKVPKVTPLPDNLALKEVERLISATRKLRNRVFLLTTYSMGLRLCSKMLGYQCPSFLK, encoded by the coding sequence TTGACCCTGGAGCAACGTGAACAGTATTTTTCCGATTTGGCCGAATCCCACTCCTGGAGCACCGTCAAGATCGACCCCAACGGACTGCAATTCTTCTGGAAGCATGTGCTCAAACGCGATTGGGAGTGGGTAAACATCGCCAAAGTCCCGAAAGTGACGCCGCTGCCTGATAACCTTGCCCTGAAAGAAGTCGAGCGATTAATCAGCGCCACGCGCAAACTGCGCAACAGGGTCTTCCTTTTGACGACCTATTCCATGGGATTGCGTCTCTGCAGCAAAATGTTGGGCTATCAATGCCCTTCATTTTTGAAATAA
- a CDS encoding conserved hypothetical protein (Evidence 4 : Unknown function but conserved in other organisms) encodes MREKQDIIKDLYKDAKHGHWERVLSHWRRDAQLAQQCSRYQKLSSGWTFLHQAAYFGHEAACLELIRLGAAVEGLSHERQSAADVAEKRKYPALASLLRRASHGPESLWSAPKDPNLLPSSNLWIEAAERRASEAMCVGYGGGVVKISKGSRYFVDSFGRTLVGWHGSYDPPCGMDGEPMV; translated from the coding sequence ATGCGCGAAAAGCAGGACATTATAAAAGATTTATATAAAGATGCGAAGCATGGGCACTGGGAGCGCGTTCTATCTCATTGGCGACGGGATGCGCAACTGGCGCAGCAGTGCAGCAGATACCAAAAGCTATCTTCTGGTTGGACATTTTTGCATCAGGCGGCCTATTTCGGCCACGAGGCAGCGTGTCTCGAGCTGATTCGCTTGGGTGCAGCGGTCGAAGGGCTTTCGCACGAACGGCAAAGCGCGGCAGACGTGGCGGAGAAACGCAAGTATCCTGCATTGGCATCACTTCTACGACGAGCTTCCCACGGCCCGGAATCTCTTTGGAGCGCTCCCAAGGACCCAAACTTGCTTCCGAGCAGCAACCTGTGGATAGAAGCTGCGGAACGTCGAGCCTCTGAGGCGATGTGTGTTGGATATGGGGGCGGCGTTGTCAAGATCTCAAAGGGGTCGCGATATTTCGTGGATTCGTTTGGGCGTACGCTGGTCGGTTGGCATGGCTCCTACGATCCGCCGTGTGGAATGGATGGCGAACCCATGGTTTGA
- a CDS encoding Toxin-antitoxin system, antitoxin component, ribbon-helix-helix domain protein, with product MGKSSTIRARIEPDLKGKAESIFQQLGLTTTQAITLFYKQVELKKGLPFDVAIPNEVTRKTFSDTDAGRDLIICNDADDMFKKLGI from the coding sequence ATGGGTAAATCATCCACCATCAGAGCCAGAATTGAACCCGATTTAAAGGGCAAAGCTGAGAGCATATTTCAGCAGCTTGGGCTGACTACAACCCAAGCGATTACTTTGTTTTATAAACAGGTCGAATTAAAAAAAGGGCTGCCTTTTGACGTAGCCATTCCTAATGAGGTCACTCGCAAGACGTTTTCTGATACGGATGCCGGACGTGACCTGATCATTTGCAATGACGCCGACGATATGTTCAAAAAGTTAGGCATCTAA
- a CDS encoding conserved hypothetical protein (Evidence 4 : Unknown function but conserved in other organisms), with the protein MATEAKRVTVYFNPDLHKALRLKSVETSRSVSDLVNDAVREALAEDAEDFNAFDERADEPLISYEEMIKRLKEDGRI; encoded by the coding sequence ATGGCGACCGAAGCCAAACGGGTAACCGTCTATTTCAATCCGGACCTTCACAAGGCACTGAGGCTCAAGTCTGTTGAGACCTCTCGTTCTGTATCCGATCTCGTCAACGATGCGGTCCGGGAAGCCCTCGCAGAGGATGCGGAGGATTTCAACGCCTTTGACGAGCGGGCTGATGAACCTTTGATCAGCTATGAAGAGATGATCAAGAGGCTGAAAGAAGATGGCCGAATATAG
- a CDS encoding putative thiosulfate sulfur transferase (Evidence 3 : Putative function from multiple computational evidences), with the protein MRKKIDMEQVLRNLTLDYFGNGKHKISPDKFFDIENALLLDVRSKEESDSIFIKLEHHTNVESLNIPINEIPERIDEIPKTKSIGVFCPANVRSSIVYAYLLSKGFPDVRIVEGGYLALTEALKPGQILKVIKSKK; encoded by the coding sequence ATGAGAAAGAAGATTGATATGGAACAAGTTCTTAGGAATCTTACGCTAGATTATTTTGGAAATGGTAAACATAAAATATCTCCAGATAAGTTTTTCGATATAGAGAATGCTCTTCTTCTGGATGTCCGATCAAAAGAAGAATCAGATTCGATCTTTATAAAATTGGAGCATCACACCAATGTGGAATCTTTAAACATACCGATTAATGAAATTCCTGAAAGAATAGATGAAATTCCAAAAACAAAATCCATAGGGGTATTTTGTCCTGCAAATGTCAGATCTTCTATCGTTTATGCCTATTTACTGTCAAAAGGATTTCCGGATGTGCGCATTGTTGAAGGCGGATACCTTGCTCTGACAGAAGCTCTGAAACCGGGGCAGATTTTAAAGGTCATAAAAAGCAAAAAATGA
- a CDS encoding Putative iron-sulfur flavoprotein (fragment) (Evidence 3 : Putative function from multiple computational evidences), protein MAVADTLPCAAQLKLLFDRNVPVFMGESPKEMPEPRQKGNRAVFVTACTTPWPFNFIFPESRGALRAVREVLHYGGYNIVGKITKPGTRKSNEISPSLAGKAKRLGKKLIQS, encoded by the coding sequence GTGGCTGTTGCGGACACGCTGCCGTGTGCCGCACAGCTAAAGCTTCTTTTCGATCGCAACGTGCCGGTATTTATGGGGGAAAGTCCTAAGGAAATGCCAGAACCAAGGCAGAAAGGGAATCGGGCCGTTTTTGTGACGGCTTGCACGACACCGTGGCCTTTCAATTTCATTTTTCCTGAGAGCAGGGGAGCCCTCCGGGCGGTCAGGGAAGTTTTACACTACGGAGGGTACAACATAGTGGGAAAAATCACAAAACCAGGGACCAGAAAGTCAAATGAGATTTCTCCATCGTTAGCCGGAAAGGCGAAGCGATTGGGGAAAAAGCTCATACAGAGCTAA
- a CDS encoding conserved hypothetical protein (Evidence 4 : Unknown function but conserved in other organisms) codes for MERIDYLILHGLGHLHEHNHSPAFYERLRRAAPEYETHEEWLRRNGDQYGL; via the coding sequence ATGGAGCGGATTGATTATCTGATCCTTCATGGACTGGGACATCTTCACGAACACAACCACAGCCCGGCCTTTTATGAACGATTGAGGCGGGCTGCCCCGGAATATGAAACCCATGAAGAGTGGTTGCGACGAAACGGAGACCAGTATGGGCTGTAG
- a CDS encoding transposase, with the protein MGAMAHLHKKIKKGNAYYYVRETQRIDGKPTVVNQVYLGSADKILSVFMAKESGFPSRISSKEFGSLFALLEIDKPLDLAGIVDSVVPAKRKRQGPSTGELMLYAVINRAIAPMSKRRMSEWYGATDIQQIRPVNLDALTAQNFWNHWDRIGEDELTRIMDRFFTKVRTLSHGEEEHFLFDTTNYYTYLSSRTPSTLAKRGHNKAGKHYLRQVGLALITERSSSMPVYASLYPGNQHDSRFFRLXLDEIVARLRAAGTAPGDITLIFDKGMNAEEAVQRIDGDEKLHFITSYSPYFAPELAAVPLSQFRLLPCEVNDRLLAAGQAKDQILYHETTASFWGRERKVVMTFNPRTFRKKRYDLKEKLNRLREDLFTLRRAYREGHPHSRSPEAIRERYEKMCASLHLSPALFNLSFFTEDSLPAMGFELNRYQVDATIKRMAKSILVTDHHTWTAEEIYSAYRDRHLIENQFRKTKHPFQIAFMPQYHWTDSKIRIHAFVCIAALVYLTLLEHSLRAHGLKMSAAEAVRHLRDLRTALFWLPGAKKPGRRLEEPTSQQIAVLDALGFVIQDGRVLQKQ; encoded by the coding sequence GTGGGTGCCATGGCGCACCTCCACAAGAAAATCAAGAAAGGCAACGCCTACTACTACGTGCGTGAGACCCAACGCATCGATGGCAAACCCACCGTTGTCAACCAGGTGTATCTCGGCTCTGCCGACAAAATCCTCTCCGTCTTTATGGCCAAAGAGAGTGGGTTCCCCAGCCGGATTTCCTCGAAAGAGTTCGGATCGCTTTTTGCCCTGCTTGAAATCGACAAGCCTTTGGACCTCGCCGGCATTGTCGATAGTGTTGTCCCTGCAAAAAGGAAGAGGCAGGGGCCTTCCACCGGGGAGTTGATGCTTTATGCCGTCATCAATCGCGCCATTGCCCCCATGAGCAAACGCAGGATGTCCGAATGGTATGGCGCCACCGATATTCAGCAGATCCGTCCTGTAAACCTCGATGCCCTCACCGCCCAAAACTTCTGGAACCATTGGGATCGCATCGGTGAGGATGAGCTTACCCGCATCATGGACCGGTTTTTCACCAAGGTCCGCACGCTTTCCCACGGCGAGGAAGAACACTTCCTTTTCGACACCACAAATTACTATACCTACCTGAGTTCCCGCACCCCTTCCACGCTCGCCAAGCGGGGACACAACAAAGCCGGGAAGCACTATTTACGACAGGTAGGGCTGGCGCTCATCACGGAACGGTCGAGTTCCATGCCCGTTTACGCTTCTCTCTACCCAGGCAATCAGCACGATTCGCGGTTTTTCCGCCTCCANCTCGACGAGATCGTCGCCCGCCTCAGAGCTGCCGGGACGGCACCGGGAGACATCACCCTGATCTTCGACAAAGGGATGAACGCCGAGGAAGCCGTCCAACGNATTGACGGGGACGAAAAACTGCACTTCATCACGTCCTATTCCCCGTATTTTGCTCCGGAATTGGCCGCCGTTCCTCTTTCGCAGTTCCGGCTCCTGCCCTGCGAAGTGAACGACAGGCTTCTGGCAGCGGGGCAGGCGAAAGACCAGATCCTGTACCATGAAACGACCGCGTCTTTCTGGGGCCGCGAGCGCAAGGTCGTCATGACCTTCAATCCGAGGACCTTTCGAAAGAAACGCTATGATCTGAAGGAGAAACTCAACCGCCTTCGCGAAGACCTTTTCACGCTGCGCCGGGCTTATAGAGAGGGGCATCCCCACTCCCGCTCNCCGGAGGCGATCAGGGAGCGCTACGAGAAAATGTGCGCATCACTGCACCTGAGCCCGGCACTGTTCAACCTGAGCTTCTTCACGGAGGATTCTCTTCCTGCCATGGGCTTTGAACTCAACCGCTACCAGGTGGACGCCACGATCAAAAGAATGGCAAAAAGCATCCTGGTCACGGACCATCATACGTGGACTGCCGAGGAGATATACTCGGCTTACAGAGATCGGCATCTCATCGAGAACCAGTTCCGGAAGACAAAACATCCTTTTCAAATCGCATTTATGCCCCAATACCATTGGACCGATTCCAAGATAAGGATCCACGCCTTTGTTTGCATTGCCGCTCTGGTCTATCTCACGCTTCTGGAGCACTCGCTTCGCGCCCATGGACTCAAGATGTCCGCCGCAGAGGCCGTGCGCCATCTCCGTGATTTGCGGACGGCCCTCTTCTGGCTTCCCGGCGCGAAGAAACCCGGACGGAGGTTGGAAGAGCCCACATCTCAGCAAATAGCTGTTCTGGATGCTCTCGGCTTCGTGATCCAGGACGGTAGGGTCCTACAAAAGCAGTAG
- the yafQ gene encoding toxin of the YafQ-DinJ toxin-antitoxin system (Evidence 2a : Function from experimental evidences in other organisms; PubMedId : 15009896; Product type f : factor): MLTPAYTTQFERDAKRMKKHGKNLEKLKIIIRSLVAGESLDDIHRDHKLIGDWKGRRECHIESDWLLIYLVDSDRVVFERTGAHSDLFQK; the protein is encoded by the coding sequence ATGCTGACCCCCGCATATACAACGCAGTTTGAACGCGACGCTAAGCGGATGAAAAAGCACGGAAAAAACCTTGAAAAATTGAAAATAATCATCCGTTCTTTAGTGGCTGGGGAGTCGCTTGATGACATTCATCGTGACCATAAGCTGATTGGCGATTGGAAGGGGCGACGGGAATGCCACATTGAATCCGACTGGCTGTTGATTTATCTGGTTGATTCCGACCGTGTTGTCTTCGAGCGGACTGGAGCCCACTCTGACTTATTTCAAAAATGA
- the yjhP gene encoding putative methyltransferase; KpLE2 phage-like element (Evidence 3 : Putative function from multiple computational evidences; Product type e : enzyme) translates to MDIPRIFNITESAHRIHNPFTPEKLATLGAALRLETGTRVLDLGSGSGEMLCTWARDYGVIGTGIDMSQLFTEQAKLRAEELGVADQVKFIHGDAACYVSEEKAGVAACVGATWIGGGVVGTIELLAQSLRPGGIILIGEPYWRQSPPTEDVAKRCLAHSISDFLLLPELLASFGRLGYDVVEMVLADQDSWDRYEAAKWLTMRRWLEANPDDEFAKEVRAQLTSEPERYAAYTREYLGWGVFALMTR, encoded by the coding sequence TTGGATATTCCACGGATCTTCAACATTACTGAAAGTGCTCACCGCATCCATAATCCGTTCACACCCGAAAAGCTCGCCACTCTCGGTGCGGCGCTGCGTCTCGAAACGGGAACGCGAGTACTCGACCTGGGCAGCGGTTCGGGGGAGATGCTTTGCACCTGGGCGCGCGATTACGGAGTCATCGGCACCGGTATCGACATGAGCCAGTTGTTCACCGAGCAAGCGAAACTCCGCGCTGAGGAACTCGGCGTCGCCGATCAAGTCAAGTTCATCCATGGCGATGCTGCCTGCTATGTCTCTGAGGAGAAAGCGGGTGTGGCCGCCTGTGTCGGTGCCACGTGGATCGGCGGGGGGGTTGTCGGTACCATCGAGCTGTTGGCGCAGAGCCTTCGCCCGGGAGGAATCATCCTCATCGGGGAGCCCTATTGGCGGCAGTCACCGCCGACAGAAGATGTTGCCAAGAGGTGTCTTGCCCACTCAATCTCCGACTTTCTCCTGCTTCCAGAACTTCTCGCGTCTTTCGGCCGCCTCGGCTACGACGTCGTGGAAATGGTCTTGGCAGACCAAGACAGCTGGGACAGATACGAGGCGGCCAAGTGGCTCACCATGCGCCGTTGGCTTGAAGCCAATCCCGACGACGAGTTCGCGAAAGAGGTCCGAGCCCAACTGACCTCGGAACCCGAGCGCTACGCCGCCTACACGCGTGAATACCTGGGCTGGGGCGTGTTCGCGCTGATGACGCGGTGA
- a CDS encoding Cupin 2 conserved barrel protein → MKLVIGLEDGRNEPIKDLDNATRIILADKNTVGSEDITFAYCKFEAETSTHKKHIHDNAEEVIYILTGKGISGLKDKEVEMKEGDTMFVPRGEVHWFYNPFPEPVEMLFIYTRPSLGSAGYRIVE, encoded by the coding sequence ATGAAATTAGTAATTGGATTAGAAGATGGAAGAAATGAACCAATAAAAGATCTAGATAATGCAACAAGAATAATCCTTGCCGATAAAAACACAGTTGGGTCAGAAGATATTACTTTTGCTTACTGTAAATTTGAAGCAGAAACATCAACACATAAAAAGCATATCCACGATAATGCTGAGGAAGTGATATATATTCTGACTGGTAAGGGAATTAGTGGATTAAAAGATAAAGAAGTTGAAATGAAAGAAGGCGATACAATGTTCGTTCCTCGTGGAGAAGTTCATTGGTTCTACAATCCCTTTCCAGAGCCAGTTGAAATGTTATTTATTTATACTCGTCCATCTTTAGGCTCAGCAGGATACAGAATTGTAGAATAG